The following proteins come from a genomic window of Brachionichthys hirsutus isolate HB-005 chromosome 20, CSIRO-AGI_Bhir_v1, whole genome shotgun sequence:
- the rps12 gene encoding small ribosomal subunit protein eS12, which translates to MAEEGVAAGGVMDVNTALPEVLKTALIHDGLARGIREAAKALDKRQAHLCALAANCDEPMYVKLVEALCAEHQINLIKVDDNKKLGEWVGLCKIDREGKPRKVVGCSCVVVKDYGKESQAKDVIEEYFKSKK; encoded by the exons ATGGCCGAGGAAGG CGTTGCTGCCGGAGGTGTCATGGATGTCAACACTGCTCTTCCAGAAGTACTCAAGACCGCCCTGATCCACGATGGCCTTGCTCGTGGAATCCGTGAGGCTGCGAAGGCCCTGGACAA GCGTCAGGCCCACCTCTGCGCCCTTGCAGCCAACTGTGACGAGCCCATGTATGTCAAGCTGGTGGAGGCCCTCTGTGCTGAGCATCAGATCAACCTGATTAAG GTTGATGACAACAAGAAGCTCGGTGAGTGGGTCGGCCTGTGCAAGATCGACCGCGAGGGTAAACCCCGCAAGGTTGTGGGCTGCAGCTGTGTCGTGGTCAAG GATTACGGCAAAGAATCTCAGGCCAAAGATGTGATTGAGGAATACTTCAAGAGcaagaaatga
- the eya4 gene encoding eyes absent homolog 4, with protein MISQEDMETSQDLNEQMVKKSLSESHVPDPSEARSMDMQDLASPHNRVGGGDSTGSKLDKTNLSSPSITTNGTGGENMTVLNTADWLLGCSSPPPAPGSKDYVKTEPMNNSDTVTTTGDTVLDTYAGSVITSSGYSPRSAHQYSPPLYPSKPYPHILSTPAAPPMPTYAGQPQFSSMQQSSVYTAYSQTGQPYGLSTYDLGVMLPGIKTESGLAQSQSPLQTSLSYSPGFTTPQPGQTAYSPYQMPGSSFTPSSGLYATNNSVSNPANYTATQQDYPSYATFGQNQYAQYYSASTYGTYMTSNSVDGTGSTAAYQLQDPTPAMSGQAAELHPVSGDFDTVQSPSTPIKELDDRACRSGGSKSRGRGRKTNPSPPPDSDLERVFVWDLDETIIVFHSLLTGSYAQKYGKDPPMAVTLGLRMEEMIFNLADSHLFFNDLEECDQVHIDDVSSDDNGQDLSTYSFATDGFHAAATSANLCLATGVRGGVDWMRKLAFRYRRVKELYGTYKNNVGGLLGPAKRDGWLQLRAEVEALTDSWLTHALKSLSIISSRSNCVNVMVTTTQLIPALAKVLLYSLGSVFPIENIYSATKIGKESCFERIVSRFGTNITYVVIGDGKDEEHAASQHNMPFWRISSHSDLLALHQALEFEYL; from the exons GTCCATGGACATGCAGGACCTAGCCAGTCCTCATAACCGTGTGGGAGGTGGAGATTCGACAGGTTCCAAGCTGGACAAGACCAACCTCAGCAgcccatccatcaccaccaatGGAACAGGAG GTGAAAACATGACAGTTCTAAACacggctgattggctgttgggcTGCAGCAGCCCACCCCCTGCCCCGGGCTCCAAGGATTATG TGAAAACCGAGCCTATGAACAACAGCGATACGGTCACTACGACAGGCGACACAGTGCTGGACACATACGCAGGCTCAG TGATCACCAGCAGCGGCTACAGCCCCCGCTCAGCCCACCAGTACTCACCTCCCCTCTACCCGTCTAA gcccTACCCTCACATTCTCTCCACGCCAGCAGCCCCTCCCATGCCAACATACGCCGGCCAGCCCCAGTTCAGCAGCATGCAGCAGTCGAGCGTCTACACTGCTTACTCCCAGACAGGACAGCCGTACGGACTGTCCACCTACG ACCTTGGTGTGATGCTCCCAGGCATCAAGACTGAAAGTGGCCTGGCCCAGAGTCAGTCCCCTCTGCAGACAAGCCTCAGCTACAGCCCCGGGTTCACCACACCTCAGCCTGGACAGACTGCATACTCGCCCTATCAGATGCCAG GTTCCAGTTTCACTCCTTCCTCAGGTCTCTATGCCACCAACAACTCAGTGTCCAACCCCGCCAACTACACTGCCACACAGCAG GATTATCCCTCATACGCGACGTTTGGCCAAAACCAGTATGCCCAGTATTATTCTGCCTCCACTTACGGGACATACATGACCTCCAACAGCGTGGATGGAACCGGCTCCACGGCCGCCTACCAGCTGCAAGATCCCACTCCTGCCATGAGCGGGCAGGCTGCTGAGCTTCATCCAG TTTCTGGAGACTTCGACACAGTTCAGAGCCCCTCCACGCCCATCAAAGAGCTGGATGACCGAGCCTGCCGGAGTGGGGGCTCCAAGTCCCGGGGCAGGGGCCGCAAGACCAACCCGTCCCCTCCCCCTGATAGTGACCTAGAG aGGGTGTTTGTGTGGGACCTGGATGAAACCATCATCGTCTTCCATTCTCTGCTCACGGGATCTTATGCACAGAAATATGGGAAG GACCCTCCTATGGCAGTCACTCTAGGTCtgaggatggaggagatgaTCTTCAACTTGGCTGACTCACACTTATTCTTTAATGACCTGGAG gagtgCGATCAAGTACATATTGATGATGTGTCATCAGATGACAATGGCCAGGACTTAAG TACTTACAGTTTTGCAACTGATGGCTTCCATGCAGCTGCAACCAGCGCCAACCTGTGCCTGGCTACGGGCGTCCGCGGCGGGGTGGACTGGATGAGGAAACTGGCCTTCCGCTACCGACGTGTCAAAGAGTTGTATGGCACTTACAAAAACAATGTGGGGG GGCTGCTGGGTCCTGCAAAAAGAGACGGCTGGCTGCAGCTCAGAGCAGAGGTGGAGGCTCTGACTGACTCTTGGCTCACCCATGCACTCAAGTCCCTGTCTATCATCAGCTCCAG GAGTAACTGTGTGAACGTGATGGTGACCACAACACAACTCATACCCGCGCTGGCTAAAGTTCTCCTATATAGCCTGGGATCTGTTTTTCCTATCGAGAACATTTATAGTGCAACAAAAATAG GCAAAGAAAGCTGTTTTGAGCGTATAGTCTCCCGCTTTGGAACTAACATTACATATGTTGTGATTGGAGATGGGAAGGATGAAGAGCATGCGGCCAGCCAG CATAACATGCCTTTCTGGAGGATATCCAGTCACTCTGACCTACTGGCGCTGCACCAAGCACTGGAGTTTGAGTACCTGTAG
- the zgc:153284 gene encoding SH3 domain-binding glutamic acid-rich-like protein 3, translated as MSDIKVYYSSVTCDIMTKKRQSHIFLVLDSKKVKYERLDVCSDPDMKIKMRELAENPNALPPQIVNGSDYCGNYEAFNEAVECSALMEFLKLPGLKQ; from the exons ATGTCAGATATCAAAGTGTATTATTCCAGCGTGACTTGTGATATAATG ACTAAGAAACGACAGAGTCATATCTTCCTTGTCCTGGATAGCAAGAAAGTAAAATATGAACGCTTGGATGTTTGCTCTGACCCTGATATGAAGATAAAAATGAGGGAGCTGGCTGAAAACCCCAATGCGCTGCCGCCTCAGATAGTCAATGGAAGCGACTACTGCGGG aACTATGAGGCATTCAATGAGGCAGTGGAGTGCTCGGCATTGATGGAGTTTCTCAAGCTCCCAGGATTGAAGCAGTAG